A single window of Geothermobacter hydrogeniphilus DNA harbors:
- a CDS encoding Hsp20/alpha crystallin family protein, which produces MINWNLFREMDQMRREMDEIFNSVGLGSLLEPAFLPGLGARRTPRFNLLEDENNFYLSALLPGVDPKQLEMNVVGNSLTLSGERPEQVADANATWHRRERGAGKFLRTIELPADVNPNKVSATYKNGVLDVTLPKAEAARPKQIAIKVA; this is translated from the coding sequence ATGATCAACTGGAACCTGTTTCGCGAGATGGATCAGATGCGTCGGGAAATGGATGAGATCTTCAACAGCGTCGGTCTCGGCAGCCTGCTGGAGCCCGCTTTTCTGCCCGGTCTCGGTGCCCGCCGCACGCCTCGTTTCAACCTGCTCGAAGATGAGAACAACTTCTACCTCAGCGCCCTGCTGCCGGGTGTCGATCCGAAACAGCTGGAGATGAACGTGGTCGGCAACAGCCTGACCCTGAGCGGCGAGCGGCCGGAGCAGGTGGCTGACGCCAACGCGACCTGGCATCGTCGTGAGCGGGGAGCAGGCAAGTTCCTGCGCACCATCGAGCTGCCGGCGGACGTCAATCCCAACAAGGTTTCGGCGACCTACAAAAATGGTGTGCTGGATGTCACCCTGCCGAAAGCCGAGGCGGCCCGGCCGAAGCAGATCGCCATCAAGGTTGCCTGA